From Halapricum desulfuricans, a single genomic window includes:
- a CDS encoding replication factor C large subunit, whose amino-acid sequence MDWTEKYRPSTLAEVRGNDKARDAFEEWADSWEDHREAVVLHGSPGVGKTSAAHALANDKGWPTIELNASDARTKDVIERVAGEAARSGTLSQGGSGRRLVVMDEADNIHGNADRGGTRAVTSLVKEADQPVVLIANDFYEMSKGLRNACREIEFREVSTRSIVPVLRDICRKESIEFEDDALDRIAEMNSGDLRGAIKDLQALTEGRGSIEAEDVITGERDTTQGIFEYLDVVIKEGDAETALKSSYDVDETPDDLINWIADNVPKDFEGAELARAYGALARADQWLGRVRATQNYSFWKYAGDNMTAGVAAARGEQKGGWTRYGPPSYWSKLGRTKGTRKTRDYIAREIATRNGTSISTARREIMPFLATMTHHCKNRELTVAMAAAYDLDASHVSFITGSGEDTNKVQSIVKDAQELRDDETVAASGEAFAGRSGVDSEGTDGDERTDGTDGEDSATPSDSSSETVDGTEATVEENQSDEDDGQTGLSDFM is encoded by the coding sequence ATGGACTGGACGGAAAAGTACCGCCCGTCGACGCTTGCGGAGGTCCGGGGCAACGACAAGGCCCGAGACGCCTTCGAGGAGTGGGCCGATAGCTGGGAGGACCATCGCGAAGCGGTCGTCCTGCACGGCTCTCCGGGGGTCGGGAAGACCTCCGCCGCGCACGCGCTGGCCAACGACAAGGGCTGGCCGACGATCGAGCTCAACGCGAGCGACGCGCGCACGAAGGACGTGATCGAACGCGTCGCCGGCGAGGCGGCCCGCTCGGGGACGCTCTCGCAGGGCGGTTCGGGCCGTCGACTGGTCGTCATGGACGAGGCCGACAACATCCACGGCAACGCCGATCGCGGGGGCACCCGGGCAGTCACCTCACTCGTCAAAGAGGCCGACCAACCAGTCGTCCTCATCGCCAACGACTTCTATGAGATGTCCAAGGGACTTCGCAACGCCTGCCGGGAGATCGAGTTCCGTGAGGTGAGCACACGCTCGATCGTGCCCGTGCTCAGGGACATCTGTCGCAAGGAGAGCATCGAGTTCGAGGACGACGCGCTCGATCGGATCGCCGAGATGAACAGCGGCGACCTCCGCGGGGCGATCAAGGACCTACAGGCGCTGACGGAAGGTCGCGGTTCGATCGAAGCCGAGGACGTGATCACCGGCGAACGCGACACCACCCAGGGGATCTTCGAGTATCTCGACGTGGTGATCAAGGAGGGGGACGCCGAGACTGCGCTCAAATCGTCTTACGACGTCGACGAGACGCCGGACGACCTGATAAACTGGATCGCGGACAACGTGCCGAAGGACTTCGAGGGGGCGGAACTGGCCCGAGCCTACGGCGCGCTCGCGCGCGCGGACCAGTGGCTAGGGCGGGTCCGTGCGACACAGAACTACAGCTTCTGGAAGTACGCCGGCGACAACATGACTGCGGGCGTCGCGGCGGCCCGCGGCGAACAGAAGGGCGGGTGGACACGCTACGGGCCGCCGTCGTACTGGTCGAAACTCGGCCGCACGAAAGGGACCCGAAAGACCCGCGATTACATCGCTCGCGAGATCGCGACCCGGAACGGGACCAGTATCTCGACGGCCCGCCGGGAGATCATGCCGTTTCTGGCGACGATGACCCACCACTGCAAGAACCGCGAGCTGACAGTCGCGATGGCCGCCGCGTACGATCTCGACGCCAGCCACGTCTCGTTTATCACGGGCAGCGGCGAGGACACGAACAAGGTCCAGTCGATCGTCAAGGACGCCCAGGAGCTACGGGACGACGAAACAGTCGCGGCCAGCGGCGAAGCCTTCGCCGGACGCAGTGGCGTGGACAGCGAGGGCACGGACGGCGACGAGCGGACGGACGGGACGGACGGAGAGGACTCGGCGACGCCATCCGACTCGTCGTCGGAGACAGTTGACGGGACCGAAGCCACGGTAGAGGAAAACCAGTCGGACGAAGACGACGGGCAGACCGGACTGTCGGATTTCATGTGA